A portion of the uncultured Draconibacterium sp. genome contains these proteins:
- a CDS encoding LapA family protein, which translates to MQKTFIGILLVILGVVLFALNNSAVVSINFWKWGIESNLSLVIIIAVTFGAMTSFILSLPYRAKKNHEIKNRDKSIKRLENQVRQLEKEIKNKVDEKRKEQNEPNEMAD; encoded by the coding sequence ATGCAAAAAACATTTATCGGAATATTACTCGTTATACTGGGCGTTGTTCTGTTCGCACTGAACAACTCAGCTGTGGTTTCGATTAATTTCTGGAAATGGGGCATCGAATCCAATTTGTCGCTGGTAATAATTATTGCCGTTACGTTTGGAGCCATGACCAGTTTTATTTTATCACTGCCCTACCGTGCAAAAAAGAATCACGAAATTAAAAACAGAGACAAATCGATTAAACGGCTCGAAAACCAAGTTCGTCAGCTGGAAAAAGAAATCAAAAATAAAGTTGATGAAAAAAGAAAAGAACAAAACGAGCCAAATGAAATGGCGGATTAA
- a CDS encoding STAS/SEC14 domain-containing protein — MFKIIDITERELIALEVEGKLTEEDYNKITPLIDKAVTDFGKVKLYIQLNYVDGIAPKAFWEDVKTYLRHFNHMKKIAVVGKSRWEKLWSELAAPFISGEVKYFEFTAIDEAREWVKD, encoded by the coding sequence ATGTTTAAAATAATTGATATTACGGAACGAGAACTAATTGCCCTTGAAGTTGAAGGAAAATTAACTGAAGAAGATTATAACAAAATTACTCCGCTGATTGATAAAGCGGTTACAGATTTTGGGAAAGTAAAACTCTACATCCAGCTAAATTATGTGGATGGAATTGCGCCGAAAGCATTTTGGGAGGACGTAAAAACCTACCTGAGACATTTTAACCACATGAAAAAAATTGCTGTTGTTGGAAAATCGCGCTGGGAGAAATTGTGGTCGGAACTGGCTGCACCATTTATTTCAGGCGAAGTAAAATATTTTGAATTTACGGCCATTGACGAAGCCCGGGAGTGGGTTAAGGATTAA
- a CDS encoding glycoside hydrolase family 30 protein, with amino-acid sequence MKNLTIVIFSLILFSACNKTTPVEWVSTTPTIQWKTSQIEAATSAENTSAEVYLDKTQQEIEGFGSCFNELGWTSLNQLSDTDRESIMNELFSPGVGANFTICRMPVAANDFALNWYSYNETDGDFAMENFSIENDKNTLIPFIKNAKQYNPDIKIWASPWSPPSWMKYNKHYASTSSQRMANMAEMYAKQREAQGDTAALGGFFANVGNPKYQNDLPIDREGKEGTDMFIQEDKYLEAYALYFSKFIQAYKNEGIDIFAVMPQNEFNSAQIFPSCCWTAAGLANFIGSYLGPAMNELGVDVYFGTMERPNEALVDTILQDPKSSKYVKGVGFQWAGKDALPGLNKRYPDLAMFQTEQECGDGKNDWAGAMHSWDLMKHYLNNGVSVYEYWNTSLLEGGVSRWGWEQNSLIVVDSESKSYRYSYEYYMMKHASHFVLQGAKKLETSGEYNDLLAFKNTDGSIIVIAGNQDEKSKTVNIKIGDSFISPALPASSLNTFKIAAN; translated from the coding sequence ATGAAGAACTTAACCATCGTAATTTTTAGCCTCATTTTATTCTCTGCCTGTAACAAAACGACTCCCGTTGAATGGGTAAGTACAACACCCACCATTCAGTGGAAAACGTCGCAAATAGAGGCAGCAACTTCTGCCGAAAATACTAGTGCCGAAGTATATCTCGACAAAACCCAACAGGAAATAGAAGGTTTTGGCAGCTGTTTTAACGAATTAGGCTGGACATCGCTAAACCAGCTAAGCGACACCGACCGCGAATCGATTATGAACGAGCTTTTTTCGCCGGGTGTTGGTGCCAACTTTACCATTTGCCGTATGCCGGTTGCAGCCAACGATTTTGCCCTAAACTGGTATTCGTACAACGAAACCGATGGCGATTTTGCCATGGAAAACTTTTCGATAGAAAACGACAAAAATACTTTGATCCCTTTTATTAAAAATGCAAAACAATATAATCCCGATATTAAAATATGGGCATCGCCATGGAGTCCTCCGTCGTGGATGAAATACAATAAACACTACGCCAGCACCTCATCGCAGCGCATGGCAAATATGGCAGAAATGTATGCCAAACAACGCGAAGCACAGGGCGACACAGCCGCTTTGGGTGGCTTTTTTGCCAATGTTGGCAACCCAAAATACCAGAACGATCTACCTATCGACCGCGAAGGAAAAGAAGGTACCGATATGTTTATCCAGGAAGACAAATACCTGGAAGCTTATGCATTGTACTTCTCTAAATTTATTCAAGCTTATAAAAACGAAGGCATCGATATTTTTGCGGTGATGCCACAAAACGAATTCAACTCAGCACAAATATTTCCAAGTTGTTGCTGGACGGCCGCCGGTTTGGCTAATTTTATTGGTTCGTATTTAGGTCCTGCCATGAATGAACTGGGAGTTGACGTTTACTTTGGAACAATGGAACGCCCCAACGAAGCACTGGTTGATACGATTCTGCAAGATCCGAAATCTTCGAAATATGTAAAAGGCGTTGGCTTTCAGTGGGCAGGAAAAGATGCGCTGCCAGGCTTAAACAAACGTTATCCTGATTTGGCAATGTTCCAGACCGAGCAGGAATGCGGCGACGGTAAAAACGACTGGGCAGGAGCCATGCACTCGTGGGACTTAATGAAGCACTACCTGAACAATGGCGTTTCGGTTTACGAATACTGGAATACTTCGCTGCTTGAAGGTGGAGTTAGCCGCTGGGGATGGGAACAGAACTCACTGATTGTAGTGGATTCAGAGAGCAAAAGCTATCGCTATTCCTACGAATATTACATGATGAAACATGCCAGCCACTTCGTATTACAGGGTGCAAAAAAGCTTGAAACCAGTGGAGAATACAATGACTTGCTGGCCTTTAAAAATACTGATGGTTCAATAATTGTAATTGCAGGAAACCAGGATGAAAAAAGCAAAACGGTAAACATTAAAATTGGTGATTCGTTTATTTCGCCTGCTTTGCCGGCAAGCTCATTGAATACATTTAAAATTGCGGCCAACTAG
- a CDS encoding plastocyanin/azurin family copper-binding protein: protein MKQLKKSALVLLLLFFAANTWAQREIKIEGHDNLRFTVETIKASPGEQLKITLKTVSNIDDKSMMAHNWVLLKKGTDGMNFITKGLQHEDNDFIDPALKGQVIAHTKMLSDGETDSIVFKVPEEKGTYEYVCTFRAHYQAGMKGHLIVE from the coding sequence ATGAAACAGCTAAAAAAATCCGCCTTGGTTTTGCTGCTGTTGTTTTTTGCAGCAAACACCTGGGCACAACGAGAGATTAAAATTGAAGGACATGATAACCTGCGTTTTACGGTTGAAACCATAAAGGCTTCGCCGGGAGAGCAGCTAAAAATTACCCTGAAAACGGTGAGTAACATTGATGATAAAAGCATGATGGCTCATAACTGGGTGCTGTTAAAAAAAGGCACCGACGGGATGAATTTTATTACCAAAGGACTTCAGCATGAGGATAATGATTTTATCGATCCGGCTCTTAAGGGACAAGTAATTGCCCACACAAAAATGCTGAGCGATGGAGAAACAGATTCTATTGTTTTTAAGGTGCCTGAAGAAAAAGGTACATACGAATATGTTTGTACATTCAGGGCACACTACCAGGCAGGAATGAAAGGGCACTTAATTGTAGAATAA
- a CDS encoding copper-translocating P-type ATPase produces the protein MIFFYGGWPFLTGLADELKKKQPGMMTLIAVAITVAFGYSTATTFGLKGDSFFWELATLIDIMLVGHWIEMNSVVNASGALQSLIELMPSEAHLIEGDDTRDVKIDELKSGDTVLVRPGEKIPVDGKIIDGKSNINESMVTGESQPVSKSKEDDVIGGTVNGTNSLKITVEQVGDEAYLNKVIKMVREAQSKKSKTQHLADKIAFWLTIIALTVGFGTLTTWLVLGKSFVFALERMASVMVITCPHALGLAVPLVVAISTSVSAKQGLLIRNRTAFENARKVSVVVFDKTGTLTKGNFGVTRFKSLDDSKDDQQILAMAAALEAESEHPLAEGILRKVKEDDIDIPKVSDVETITGKGIEGNIDDTKVKVVSPGYLEENNIDIPEDIDTESLETVVFVLANDKLAGFIALADEIREESFEAVKMLKKEDIKIYMMTGDNEHVAKSVSNKLQLDGYYAELLPDQKLDKLKIFQDKGEFVAMTGDGINDAPALASVNVGIAVGSGTDVAAETADIVLVNSNPKDISALLKFGEKTHRKMIQNFIWATAYNVVAIPLAAGVLIGKGIMISPALGAVLMSLSTVIVAINAQLLKKGIR, from the coding sequence TTGATATTTTTTTACGGTGGATGGCCATTTCTTACCGGGTTAGCCGACGAGTTGAAGAAAAAGCAACCGGGAATGATGACATTAATTGCTGTGGCCATTACAGTAGCTTTTGGTTACAGCACGGCCACAACCTTTGGTCTTAAGGGAGACTCCTTTTTCTGGGAACTGGCCACATTAATAGATATTATGCTCGTGGGCCACTGGATAGAAATGAACTCGGTGGTAAATGCATCGGGAGCGCTGCAAAGTTTAATTGAATTAATGCCAAGCGAAGCGCATTTAATAGAAGGTGATGATACCCGCGATGTAAAAATCGATGAATTAAAATCTGGTGATACTGTTCTGGTTCGCCCGGGAGAGAAGATTCCTGTGGATGGGAAAATTATTGACGGGAAAAGTAATATAAACGAATCGATGGTAACCGGAGAATCACAACCGGTGAGCAAATCGAAAGAGGATGACGTAATTGGCGGAACAGTAAATGGGACCAATTCACTAAAAATTACCGTTGAACAAGTGGGTGATGAAGCTTACCTGAATAAAGTGATTAAGATGGTTCGCGAAGCACAAAGCAAAAAATCGAAAACGCAACATCTGGCCGATAAAATTGCGTTTTGGTTGACCATAATTGCTTTAACAGTTGGTTTCGGAACACTCACAACATGGCTTGTGCTGGGCAAATCGTTTGTTTTTGCACTGGAGCGCATGGCAAGTGTTATGGTAATTACCTGTCCGCACGCGCTTGGTCTTGCGGTTCCGCTAGTGGTCGCAATTTCTACTTCGGTATCAGCAAAACAGGGGCTGCTAATTCGTAACCGCACTGCATTTGAAAATGCACGAAAAGTTTCGGTTGTTGTGTTTGATAAAACCGGAACATTAACCAAAGGAAATTTTGGCGTAACACGTTTTAAAAGCCTGGATGATTCTAAGGACGATCAACAAATTCTGGCTATGGCCGCAGCATTGGAAGCCGAATCAGAGCACCCACTGGCCGAAGGAATTCTGCGAAAAGTAAAAGAAGATGACATAGATATTCCAAAAGTTTCGGATGTAGAAACAATAACAGGAAAAGGAATTGAAGGAAATATTGACGATACTAAAGTTAAGGTTGTTAGTCCGGGATATCTGGAAGAAAACAACATCGACATTCCGGAAGACATAGACACCGAAAGCCTGGAAACCGTAGTTTTTGTTTTGGCAAACGACAAACTGGCCGGTTTTATCGCACTCGCCGATGAGATTCGGGAAGAATCGTTTGAAGCCGTAAAAATGCTGAAGAAAGAAGATATTAAAATCTACATGATGACCGGCGACAACGAGCACGTAGCAAAATCAGTTAGCAATAAACTACAACTCGACGGCTATTATGCCGAGCTGTTGCCCGATCAGAAACTGGATAAATTGAAGATATTCCAGGATAAAGGAGAGTTTGTTGCCATGACCGGCGACGGAATAAACGACGCTCCAGCACTGGCATCTGTCAATGTTGGAATTGCAGTGGGATCGGGAACTGATGTTGCCGCCGAAACTGCCGATATTGTTTTGGTGAACAGTAACCCAAAAGACATTTCGGCACTGCTGAAATTTGGGGAGAAAACTCACCGGAAAATGATACAAAATTTTATTTGGGCCACCGCTTACAATGTAGTTGCTATTCCGCTGGCTGCCGGTGTACTGATCGGCAAAGGAATAATGATCAGCCCAGCGCTGGGAGCAGTACTCATGAGTTTAAGTACTGTTATTGTGGCCATTAACGCACAACTATTAAAAAAAGGAATCAGGTAA
- a CDS encoding FAD-binding oxidoreductase, with translation MEHKIEIKQKKWLTHNVMQFTLEKPEGFTFSAGQAIELTLDDPEFKDEAAPFTLTSLNKDEDLELTIKCYPKHEGITLALSKLEKGDYLLISDPWDSFKNKGPGVFIAGGTGVTPFIALLRQMEEDGTVDGSRLIFSNKTEDDIFLDEEFKRILGNNFIKLLTQQNKKPHYYGRIDKAFLKNIVGDFDQPFYLCGPENFAADIKGYLKELGAGDDLVNISL, from the coding sequence ATGGAACACAAAATAGAGATAAAACAAAAAAAGTGGTTAACACATAATGTAATGCAATTTACCCTTGAAAAACCGGAGGGATTTACTTTCAGTGCCGGGCAGGCAATTGAATTAACGCTTGACGATCCGGAGTTTAAGGATGAGGCGGCGCCGTTTACACTTACAAGTTTGAATAAAGATGAGGATTTGGAACTAACAATAAAGTGTTATCCAAAACACGAAGGAATAACACTGGCACTCTCGAAGCTGGAAAAGGGAGATTATTTGCTTATTTCAGATCCATGGGACTCGTTTAAAAATAAAGGTCCGGGAGTTTTTATCGCTGGCGGAACCGGCGTTACTCCATTTATCGCACTTCTGCGGCAAATGGAAGAGGATGGCACTGTTGACGGAAGCCGGTTGATATTTTCGAACAAAACCGAAGATGATATTTTTCTGGACGAGGAGTTTAAGAGAATCCTGGGGAATAATTTTATAAAACTGCTGACGCAGCAAAATAAGAAGCCTCATTACTACGGAAGAATTGATAAAGCTTTTCTTAAAAATATAGTTGGAGATTTCGACCAGCCATTTTACCTGTGTGGCCCCGAAAATTTTGCAGCCGATATAAAGGGTTACTTAAAAGAACTGGGGGCCGGAGATGACCTGGTGAATATCAGTTTATAA
- a CDS encoding BON domain-containing protein, translated as MKPLPEEIIKKNIIDRLINNDAVNINNIHVSIENGVVQLQGHVPTYSAKLEALRDATEAAGDFNVINELQVNFQPSQPTVSDSDIKNNIQQYFKWQKSINPLNVEIKVEKGKVVLSGHVSKESESIAAEKIVSSTKGVIDLDNQLRVKYERSGNDYNIEKELQQAFEKSALIDENKITTEVEKGTVYISGVVANDPIRKEIEEQAMHTKGVNKVVNEITVG; from the coding sequence ATGAAACCATTACCAGAAGAAATTATTAAAAAAAATATTATTGACCGATTAATCAATAACGATGCGGTTAATATTAACAACATTCATGTGAGTATTGAAAACGGCGTGGTTCAGCTTCAGGGGCATGTACCAACATACAGTGCCAAACTCGAAGCACTTCGCGATGCCACCGAAGCAGCCGGAGATTTTAATGTGATTAATGAGTTACAGGTAAATTTTCAGCCCAGCCAACCAACCGTTTCAGATAGTGATATAAAAAACAACATTCAACAGTATTTTAAATGGCAAAAAAGTATTAACCCTTTGAATGTTGAGATAAAGGTTGAAAAAGGTAAAGTAGTGCTGTCGGGGCATGTTTCGAAAGAAAGTGAAAGTATAGCCGCCGAAAAGATTGTAAGTTCAACCAAAGGTGTAATCGATTTGGATAACCAGTTGCGGGTAAAATACGAAAGATCCGGAAACGATTATAACATTGAGAAAGAGCTACAACAAGCTTTTGAAAAAAGTGCACTTATTGACGAAAACAAGATCACAACAGAGGTGGAAAAAGGTACCGTTTACATTTCGGGCGTTGTTGCCAACGATCCCATCAGAAAAGAAATTGAAGAGCAGGCGATGCACACCAAAGGCGTAAACAAGGTAGTAAATGAAATTACCGTGGGATAA